DNA sequence from the Chryseobacterium indicum genome:
CTGCGCAAAAGAAATGGAGAAAAGATGGGTAGAAGTAAATTCGTAGGTGCTCATTTTCTGACATTCGGTTGAAAAAGAAACCAGAATCTGCTGATTTAAAGATTTGTAGATCTCGGTTTTTTCGACATACCATGTTCCGATAATGGAAGGCTTATTGTCCGGGTTCTGATCTTCATCACTTCCTGTGCAGGAAATAACAAACAACAGAAGAAACGACATGAGTATTTTGTTCATATTGATAAAAGGTATTCTTATACTGTCTAATTTCTTAAACAGAGGTATTGTAAGTCCGCAAAAATAAATGAAATTCATGGCTTATACACATAATGCCGAAAAAAATCAGATGTTTTTGTTATTTAACATCAGTTCGGGATAAGAAATAAATTTAAATAATTGATTTATTGCATTATAGTAATTTATCGCAAAGAAAAACAAAAGATTTTTTTACTTATTGAAAGTTGGTAAGCTAAACAAAGGCACTTCGTTTATTTAAAAAAGACAAAAATAGTATTACTTTGATCAATTTTACGCCTTTGTATATCTTAAAAAATGAATTCCTGATAATTGAATCTCTTTGTTTAACCTTGCGTTTAAGAAGATTTATCCTGAAATCGGGTTATTTAAAAATTTTTGAATATTCAGTCGCCGCTATTTAGTATTTTTGAAGTACCAATTCCGTCTGCAGCGGTATCGATGCTGTAAATCTGCATCACGCCCTGTGTCGTAGCAGCCTGAGCCAAGACGTTCTGCTGATTCTGAGCACTAACTGCATTCTGAAAAAGTATGCCTGTAGAATGTGCCATAGACTGATAAAGATTTCCCATTGCCATCGCTGGAGCCTCCCCTAAAACTTTTACATTAGTCTGAGTTACCGCATCGGTGATCTGCTGATTTACTTTTGTATCCATAATTTTAGTTTTTTAGTATCATCGTAAAGTTAAATGATATTTTTTAATAAAAAAAAGAAGCAATAAATAATTATTACTTCTTTTTATTTAAAACATATTTAAACTAATCTCAGAATTAACTGCAAAAGGGACAAAAGATAATGTTAAAGCGAATTTCCAGAATAATCAAAGCGCTCAAAAGAGTAAAAATCAAAGATTTTTAAAAACTATGGTGAGCTTTTTCATTGATAATGATCACCTTTAAATAAAAAATTTAGTACATCTTTTGCGGTTAAATAAAAGTTTAAACAGACTTAAAAAACTGTTTAAAT
Encoded proteins:
- a CDS encoding lipocalin family protein; the protein is MNKILMSFLLLFVISCTGSDEDQNPDNKPSIIGTWYVEKTEIYKSLNQQILVSFSTECQKMSTYEFTSTHLFSISFAQNNNTCEKANVVTQKYTFNQANSTFWFEGQEKYPYYITKLNESDMVVEDRTQDFDGDGAKDVLRRFYKRIK
- a CDS encoding RebB family R body protein; this translates as MDTKVNQQITDAVTQTNVKVLGEAPAMAMGNLYQSMAHSTGILFQNAVSAQNQQNVLAQAATTQGVMQIYSIDTAADGIGTSKILNSGD